In a single window of the Vallitalea longa genome:
- a CDS encoding sugar phosphate isomerase/epimerase family protein: MKLGIIAEPCEQSFIDAKKRQLETLEFCLHPTFGMDKSLKKLQAIKEVKQYIEKYGIDVAAISIWATDKIDEKGNLIKNEIDLDYKLIDVASSIGCTNVVTSCNYIEGLSYYENCSKAIEYFEKLIEYGKPKKVKISTYNCRWNNFVHNDMAWTIIHGYLKDLGIKYDPSHAVYDDGDYLAEMKKWGHRFYHVHLKGAMKINDIRFDDPPIGMDEIDWGRFMAILYANKYEDALCLEPHSENWEGELGEKGIDFSINYIKPYILR, from the coding sequence ATGAAATTGGGAATTATTGCAGAACCTTGTGAACAAAGTTTTATAGATGCAAAAAAAAGACAACTTGAAACATTAGAATTTTGTTTGCATCCCACATTTGGAATGGATAAATCCCTAAAGAAATTACAAGCAATTAAAGAAGTAAAGCAATATATTGAAAAATATGGAATAGATGTAGCTGCTATAAGTATATGGGCAACAGATAAAATTGATGAAAAAGGTAATTTGATTAAAAATGAGATTGACCTTGATTATAAGTTAATAGATGTAGCTAGTAGTATTGGGTGTACTAATGTAGTAACCTCTTGTAATTATATTGAAGGTTTGTCTTACTATGAAAATTGTAGTAAAGCTATAGAGTATTTTGAAAAATTAATTGAATATGGGAAACCAAAAAAAGTTAAAATATCTACCTATAATTGTAGATGGAATAATTTTGTACATAATGATATGGCTTGGACTATTATACATGGATATTTGAAAGATTTAGGAATTAAATATGATCCATCACATGCAGTGTATGATGATGGGGATTATTTAGCTGAAATGAAAAAATGGGGGCATCGATTTTATCATGTTCATTTAAAGGGCGCAATGAAGATTAATGATATAAGATTTGATGATCCTCCAATTGGTATGGATGAAATAGACTGGGGTAGATTTATGGCAATTTTATATGCTAATAAATATGAAGATGCTCTATGTCTTGAACCACATTCAGAAAATTGGGAAGGTGAATTAGGAGAAAAGGGCATTGATTTTTCAATTAATTATATAAAACCATATATTTTGAGATAA
- a CDS encoding ABC transporter substrate-binding protein: MKKNYGFKMFTVIALVMAMLVSIVGCSSSQNDTKKDDKENVSNEQPKDSNKKSDVTIELFQFKLEIAKALDEAVAEYMEENPNVKINVQSIGEGYSVQLKAKMQSGKEPTIFNVGGPSDVNDWSYKLEDLSDQPWVQHAAVGTLGGVTIDDKVYGLPYSVEGYGFVYNKAMFEAADVDVSAIKDFATLEAAVKELDGKIKSGELKEQFPDLEAVFELPAKETWLTGQHTTNIALSPELGSALNAFNAKKIDYKYSDQLKKIVDLQANYSSDADNKQKLCAVDNTTSVENGIAIGRVAMVQQGNWIYPSVNNVDQEIAQQLDILPIPLEGVIEDSIPIGVPMYWTVNVDASDEQKKAAKDFLNWLYQSEKGKEIIVNEFFFIPPFTNYEGLEAKDCLSRAVQRYTNEEKTMPWVFMGYPSGWCMDIMGTSIQKYLAGVQDWDEAIEYCKEQWEELAKDNAEN; this comes from the coding sequence ATGAAAAAAAATTACGGTTTCAAAATGTTTACAGTAATAGCGTTAGTTATGGCAATGTTAGTTTCAATAGTAGGTTGTTCTAGTTCCCAAAATGATACAAAAAAAGATGACAAAGAAAATGTTAGTAACGAACAACCAAAAGACTCTAATAAAAAATCAGATGTAACTATAGAACTTTTTCAATTTAAGCTAGAAATAGCTAAAGCTCTTGATGAAGCAGTAGCAGAGTACATGGAAGAAAATCCAAATGTAAAAATTAATGTTCAATCAATTGGAGAAGGATATAGTGTACAGTTAAAAGCAAAAATGCAGTCAGGTAAAGAGCCTACTATTTTCAATGTAGGTGGACCATCAGATGTTAACGATTGGTCATATAAATTAGAAGACCTATCAGATCAGCCTTGGGTACAACATGCAGCAGTAGGTACTTTAGGTGGAGTTACTATTGATGATAAAGTTTATGGGTTACCATATTCAGTAGAAGGTTATGGATTTGTATATAATAAAGCAATGTTTGAAGCAGCAGATGTTGATGTTTCTGCAATAAAAGATTTCGCAACTCTTGAAGCAGCTGTTAAAGAATTAGATGGAAAAATCAAATCAGGTGAACTAAAAGAACAATTCCCTGATCTTGAAGCAGTATTTGAATTACCTGCAAAAGAGACTTGGTTAACAGGACAACATACAACTAATATTGCATTAAGTCCTGAGTTAGGTAGTGCGCTAAATGCATTTAATGCAAAGAAAATAGATTACAAATATAGTGATCAACTTAAGAAAATTGTAGATTTACAAGCAAATTATTCATCAGATGCAGATAATAAACAAAAACTCTGTGCAGTAGATAATACAACATCAGTTGAAAATGGAATAGCTATTGGAAGAGTTGCTATGGTTCAACAAGGTAACTGGATTTATCCTTCAGTTAATAATGTAGATCAAGAAATTGCTCAACAATTAGACATATTACCAATTCCTTTAGAAGGAGTAATCGAAGATAGTATTCCAATTGGTGTACCAATGTATTGGACAGTTAATGTTGATGCTAGTGATGAACAAAAGAAAGCAGCAAAAGATTTCTTGAATTGGTTATATCAATCAGAAAAAGGAAAAGAAATTATTGTTAATGAATTTTTCTTCATTCCTCCATTTACAAATTATGAAGGATTGGAAGCAAAAGATTGTTTGAGTCGTGCAGTACAAAGATATACTAATGAAGAAAAAACAATGCCATGGGTATTTATGGGTTATCCAAGTGGATGGTGTATGGATATTATGGGAACATCAATCCAAAAATATTTAGCTGGTGTTCAGGATTGGGATGAAGCAATTGAATATTGCAAAGAACAATGGGAAGAATTAGCTAAAGACAATGCAGAAAATTAA
- a CDS encoding carbohydrate ABC transporter permease, with amino-acid sequence MASKKITKKKKKKIIVSVLGVILALVYISPFYMLLSNSFKTSKGIFKEIFALPFGKYFTLENYVNAFREMDFIKSFTNSLLITIVGTSLIVITSAMAAWVLVRYKSKTSTLIFFGFAGAVLVPFQCVMLPLVKFMGKLNMLNIPGLIVMYIGFGSSMAIMFFHGFIKNVPIALEEAAIIDGCGPFRVFWRIVLPLMKPIVFTIVILDVMWLWNDFLLPSLIINQPGMHTIPLKTYYFFGKYTKRWDLATAALVISIIPIMIFYAFAQKRVINGITEGAVK; translated from the coding sequence ATGGCTAGTAAAAAAATAACCAAAAAGAAAAAGAAAAAAATTATAGTAAGTGTTTTAGGAGTTATATTAGCACTTGTTTATATATCACCATTTTACATGTTGTTAAGTAATTCATTTAAAACATCTAAAGGGATTTTTAAAGAAATATTTGCATTACCATTTGGGAAATATTTTACATTAGAAAATTATGTGAATGCTTTTAGAGAAATGGATTTTATTAAAAGTTTTACTAATTCATTGCTTATTACTATTGTAGGAACTTCTCTTATAGTTATTACATCTGCAATGGCTGCATGGGTTTTAGTTAGATATAAATCAAAAACCAGTACATTAATATTTTTTGGTTTTGCTGGTGCAGTACTTGTTCCATTTCAATGTGTTATGTTACCTTTAGTAAAATTTATGGGGAAACTTAATATGCTTAACATACCAGGATTAATTGTAATGTATATAGGATTTGGTTCCAGTATGGCAATAATGTTTTTTCATGGATTTATTAAAAATGTTCCAATAGCATTAGAGGAAGCAGCAATAATTGATGGCTGTGGACCGTTCAGAGTGTTTTGGAGAATTGTTTTACCATTAATGAAACCAATAGTATTTACTATAGTTATATTAGATGTTATGTGGTTATGGAATGATTTCTTATTACCTTCTCTAATAATTAATCAACCAGGAATGCATACTATCCCATTAAAAACTTACTATTTCTTTGGGAAATATACTAAAAGATGGGATTTGGCTACAGCTGCATTGGTAATAAGTATAATACCGATAATGATATTCTATGCATTTGCACAAAAACGTGTAATTAATGGTATAACAGAAGGTGCTGTTAAATAA
- a CDS encoding carbohydrate ABC transporter permease, protein MKKSKKIFWLFLAPSGISFLLVVIIPMFLGIYYSFTDWNGISEKINFVGFTNYIKIFTKDPGFRDAFIFTVKYVVVEVIIVNVAGFLLALLVTKKLRVSNFLKSTFFLPNLVGGLLLGFIWQFIFTKGFESIADNLGWAFFDGWLSTPQTGFWGLIIVCSWQSIGYMMLIYVAGLQSIPQDVWEAGSIDGATGFKKFRYITLPLIVPAITIGIFMNISGAFKVFDQNLALTNGGPHNSTQMLTLNLYNTAYTYNELGVAQAKAIIFLVIVGIITFTQLYFTKKKEVEM, encoded by the coding sequence ATGAAAAAATCCAAAAAAATATTTTGGCTTTTCCTAGCTCCAAGCGGGATATCGTTTTTATTAGTAGTTATTATCCCTATGTTTTTAGGAATATATTATTCTTTCACAGACTGGAATGGCATTAGTGAAAAAATCAATTTTGTTGGTTTTACAAATTACATAAAAATATTTACAAAAGACCCTGGTTTTAGAGATGCTTTTATTTTCACAGTTAAATATGTAGTAGTTGAGGTTATTATTGTTAATGTAGCGGGATTTTTGTTAGCGTTACTGGTTACTAAAAAACTACGAGTTAGTAATTTTCTAAAAAGTACATTTTTCCTACCTAACTTAGTAGGGGGACTATTACTAGGATTCATTTGGCAATTTATATTTACTAAAGGTTTTGAAAGTATAGCAGATAATTTAGGATGGGCATTTTTTGATGGATGGTTATCTACACCACAAACAGGATTCTGGGGACTGATAATCGTATGTTCTTGGCAGAGCATAGGTTATATGATGTTAATCTATGTAGCAGGGTTGCAATCTATACCACAAGATGTATGGGAAGCAGGAAGTATAGATGGGGCTACTGGTTTCAAGAAGTTTAGATATATCACATTACCTTTAATAGTACCTGCTATTACTATAGGAATATTTATGAATATTTCAGGAGCATTTAAAGTATTTGATCAAAACTTAGCACTTACTAATGGAGGACCACATAACTCAACACAAATGCTTACACTTAATTTATATAATACTGCTTATACATATAACGAGTTAGGTGTAGCTCAGGCGAAAGCAATAATATTCCTCGTTATTGTTGGAATAATTACATTTACACAACTTTACTTTACTAAAAAGAAAGAGGTGGAAATGTAA
- a CDS encoding ABC transporter substrate-binding protein, with the protein MGKYFNVKDSLYDITELYKETIDLFVSIGFENMVNENQRKTFGKTITLETALKLKKINIDVFTKNLMDVIEHNRIGNSEENNYMQKEDADIKIEGVLPCPVRIPLMEAFNKWIENSASDYGNEMNYDLKAASMGVDWLKKALLKSDNPDIISDIFISAGFDLFFDKKLMGKWVSKGIFEDVSSLSHYNKEFDNDKISLKDPKDNYSIIGVVPAIFLINMEELNGRKVPQSWEDILQPEFENNVSLPVGDFDLFNAILLNIHKEYGEEGIRRLGKSLSTSMHPSEMVKSHRKQDKPVITIMPYFFTKMIKEDGPMKPVWPSDGAIISPIFLLSKKNKKEKLKPIVEFFSSKEVGEILSHNGRFPSVNPEVDNRIDTDKEYMWIGWDYIYKNDIGKLIKMCEDIFNEAVDNQ; encoded by the coding sequence ATGGGAAAGTATTTTAATGTAAAAGATTCGTTATATGATATAACTGAATTATATAAAGAAACTATAGATTTATTCGTTTCTATAGGTTTTGAAAATATGGTAAATGAAAACCAAAGAAAAACATTTGGTAAAACTATTACTCTTGAAACCGCATTAAAGCTAAAAAAAATAAATATAGATGTTTTTACAAAAAATTTAATGGATGTAATTGAACATAACAGGATTGGTAATTCAGAAGAAAATAATTATATGCAAAAGGAAGATGCTGATATAAAAATAGAAGGGGTTCTACCTTGTCCTGTAAGAATACCTCTTATGGAAGCTTTTAACAAATGGATAGAAAATTCAGCTAGTGATTATGGTAATGAGATGAACTATGATTTAAAAGCAGCCTCAATGGGTGTTGACTGGCTAAAGAAAGCATTGTTAAAATCGGATAATCCAGATATCATATCTGATATATTCATATCAGCAGGGTTTGATTTGTTTTTTGACAAAAAACTAATGGGTAAGTGGGTTTCTAAAGGTATTTTTGAAGATGTAAGTTCATTATCTCATTATAATAAAGAATTCGACAATGATAAAATATCACTGAAAGACCCAAAAGATAATTACTCTATCATAGGGGTGGTACCAGCTATATTTCTGATAAATATGGAAGAACTGAATGGTAGAAAAGTTCCTCAGTCGTGGGAAGATATATTACAACCGGAATTTGAAAACAATGTCAGCTTACCAGTTGGGGATTTCGATTTGTTTAATGCTATTTTATTGAATATCCATAAAGAATATGGTGAAGAAGGTATAAGAAGATTAGGAAAATCTTTATCCACAAGCATGCATCCATCTGAAATGGTAAAGTCTCATAGAAAGCAAGACAAGCCAGTTATTACCATTATGCCTTACTTCTTTACTAAGATGATTAAGGAGGACGGACCTATGAAACCTGTATGGCCATCAGACGGAGCTATAATAAGTCCCATATTTCTATTGTCTAAAAAAAATAAAAAAGAAAAGTTAAAACCTATTGTTGAATTTTTCTCATCAAAAGAAGTAGGGGAAATACTATCTCATAATGGTAGATTCCCAAGTGTTAATCCAGAAGTGGATAATAGGATAGATACTGATAAAGAATATATGTGGATAGGTTGGGATTATATATATAAGAATGATATCGGTAAGTTGATTAAGATGTGTGAAGATATATTTAATGAAGCAGTAGATAACCAATAA